The sequence below is a genomic window from Halococcus saccharolyticus DSM 5350.
TGGAGTTCGTACTCACTCATCGACGGCCTCCCCGTTCCCGTTTCCGCGAAGCCGCCACAGTCCCGGCGCGATCACCATTCCCGATCCCACGACCAGCCCCACGATGGACAGCGGGAGGCTAAACGAGTCCGTGACACAGTCGTTGCGCGACCCGATCACCGCGTAGTGTTCTTCTCCCTGATGGGTGACGATCGCGCCGTCGCGGAACGCCGAGCGGTGCTCGACATCCCCCTCGATCGGTTTCACGCCGTTCGCAGAGGCGAGCGCCGCCCGGAACGCACGCTGTTCGGCCGACGATAGCTCGTCGTAGTCGAGGCGGGCGAACTCGGGAACGTCGTTGTCAGCGGTGAGTTCGGCAGTCTCTTCCGCCGAGGAGACTTCGAGATAGGGATCGCTACACAGCCCGTAGTCCTCCTGGACGGTGGCGTACGCGCCGACGACAGCGGGGCCGATACTCGCGGAGAGGATCACCACGCCCACGAACGAGATCGCGTAGACCTGGATCGTCCGGCTCGTGACCGTTCGTCGAACGCTTCGTGCGACCGGCGCGAAGTGCTCGCGGAAGTCCTGCTCGTCGCTGCCCTCCAGCTCGTCGTCGCCGCTCATTCGTCTCCCTCGCCAGTACCGTCGGGTATGGCCCGATGATGCTCACGCTTGCCGGAGCCATCGGCCGCGTAGCGCTCGCGGAGCTGTTCCTCGAAGTGCTGCCACTCGCGGGTGAACTGGCCGACTTCTTTCAGGTCCCAGACGTCGGCCTCAGTGATCCGCGAGCCCCAGAAGTACGACTTAAGCATGTTCCACAGCCACAGCAGCACGCTGATGCCGATGACGTACGCCCCGATCGTCGTGATTTCCATCAGCGGCGCGAACTCCGCGGGGTAGCTCGCGTACCGCCGCGGCAGTCCGAGCGCACCGGTGATCAACATCGCGCCGAAGGTCACGATCACGCCAACCACCATCAGGACGGCCTGAAAGCGGGCGAGCGGCTGATCGTACATCCGTTCGG
It includes:
- a CDS encoding FecR/PupR family sigma factor regulator is translated as MSGDDELEGSDEQDFREHFAPVARSVRRTVTSRTIQVYAISFVGVVILSASIGPAVVGAYATVQEDYGLCSDPYLEVSSAEETAELTADNDVPEFARLDYDELSSAEQRAFRAALASANGVKPIEGDVEHRSAFRDGAIVTHQGEEHYAVIGSRNDCVTDSFSLPLSIVGLVVGSGMVIAPGLWRLRGNGNGEAVDE